A section of the Roseovarius sp. W115 genome encodes:
- a CDS encoding DUF3772 domain-containing protein, which yields MTRLLKGLFLLLALAFCAAAPLLMQVESAQAQSVPQLSEAEPDYETWIRTADRADEAIEAARASTTALETLREDLASWRQQFLDAQSINSNALATVRRQISDLGPVPEEGEEPEDVAANRQLLQDRFDRLNAPVLRAELAFSRADGLIRGIDKIIRDRQAEELLEFGPSPLNPTHWAAGLAALPATLTQLSGEVSKAWRNPVQAAETKNSLPVVAVLTLLGLILVSRGRVWSRRLTNRVLGESPGAGLWITGFLVSLGSLVLPFVGILLLIEAVVSTGLVGLRGDQLLAAFVPAAFAFLLARWLATRVFPADEARTLPLVLDATQRSRGRFFGACLGLVAATAVFLRDVGDISGWSDAARNVVVFPVLVMSSFLLWRLANLLRVHVRNSSEADGEESYRTKLISLLAVGLVVLAFVTPLLAAIGYFRLAESLMLPSLASLEMLAVLLVLQRLVVEVYVLITGNREGAAESLIPILIGFLLVLASLPIFALIWGARVADLTELWTQVLDGISIGGVRISPMIFLTFALVFVLGYLATRMVQGALKNTILPKTRIDAGGRNAIVSGVGYLGIFLAAVIAITSAGIDLSSIAIVAGALSVGIGFGLQNIVSNFVSGIILLIERPISEGDWIEVGGVHGTVRDISVRSTIIQTFDRSDVIVPNSDLVSGRVTNYTRGNTVGRVIVPVGVAYGTDTKKVETILQEVADAHPLVLMNPPPAVLFRSFGASSLDFEIRAILRDVNYVMSVHSEMNHEIARRFEEEGIEVPFAQRDIWIRNPEALPSPPSDQAKEVPAKSKDMSAHITPEDLDAGKGDADGDGGGR from the coding sequence ATGACACGCCTTTTGAAAGGCTTATTCCTCTTGTTGGCCTTGGCGTTTTGCGCCGCCGCGCCTCTTTTGATGCAGGTGGAAAGCGCACAGGCGCAATCTGTACCGCAGCTGTCAGAAGCTGAGCCGGACTATGAGACCTGGATCCGGACAGCTGACCGTGCGGATGAGGCGATTGAAGCGGCGCGCGCGTCGACCACAGCGCTTGAAACCCTGCGCGAAGACCTTGCCAGCTGGAGACAACAATTTCTTGACGCACAGAGCATCAACAGCAACGCGCTCGCCACTGTGCGCCGCCAGATCAGTGATCTCGGTCCCGTGCCCGAAGAGGGGGAAGAACCTGAAGATGTCGCCGCCAATCGCCAATTGTTGCAGGACCGTTTCGACCGATTGAATGCCCCTGTTCTGCGCGCCGAACTGGCCTTCAGCAGAGCGGATGGGCTTATCCGCGGTATCGATAAGATCATTCGTGACCGACAGGCCGAGGAGTTGCTGGAATTTGGGCCATCACCTCTGAACCCAACGCACTGGGCCGCGGGTCTAGCGGCGCTGCCTGCGACACTGACACAGCTTTCCGGAGAAGTGTCCAAAGCCTGGCGCAACCCGGTTCAGGCCGCCGAAACCAAAAACAGTCTGCCGGTCGTTGCGGTTTTGACCCTGCTTGGCCTTATCCTCGTGTCGCGCGGCAGGGTCTGGAGCCGCCGCTTAACCAACCGCGTCCTGGGAGAAAGCCCAGGTGCGGGCCTTTGGATCACCGGGTTCCTTGTCTCTCTTGGCAGTTTGGTGCTGCCTTTCGTTGGCATACTGCTGCTGATCGAGGCCGTTGTGTCCACCGGGCTTGTCGGGTTGCGCGGCGATCAGCTTCTTGCGGCTTTTGTACCCGCCGCGTTTGCCTTTCTTCTTGCGCGCTGGCTGGCCACCCGGGTGTTCCCAGCCGATGAAGCACGAACGCTGCCTTTGGTTCTGGACGCGACACAAAGGTCCCGGGGACGTTTCTTTGGCGCTTGTCTGGGTCTGGTCGCCGCTACCGCAGTGTTCCTGCGCGATGTCGGTGACATTTCCGGTTGGAGTGATGCGGCCAGGAATGTGGTGGTATTCCCTGTGCTGGTTATGTCCAGCTTCTTGCTCTGGCGCTTGGCCAATCTGCTCCGTGTGCATGTCCGCAACTCGTCCGAAGCCGATGGTGAAGAAAGCTACAGAACCAAGCTCATCAGTTTGCTGGCTGTGGGGCTGGTCGTGCTGGCCTTTGTCACTCCTCTTCTCGCAGCCATCGGGTATTTCCGACTGGCTGAATCCCTCATGCTGCCATCGCTGGCGTCGCTTGAGATGTTGGCGGTGCTACTGGTACTGCAGCGTCTGGTGGTCGAGGTCTATGTTCTGATCACGGGCAACCGGGAAGGGGCTGCGGAGTCTCTGATCCCAATCCTGATCGGTTTTCTGCTGGTCTTGGCCTCGCTGCCAATCTTTGCCCTGATCTGGGGTGCCAGAGTTGCGGATCTGACCGAGCTTTGGACGCAGGTGCTAGACGGGATCAGCATCGGTGGTGTGCGCATCTCGCCGATGATTTTCCTCACCTTCGCGCTGGTCTTTGTGCTGGGGTATCTTGCGACGCGCATGGTGCAAGGAGCGCTGAAAAATACCATCCTGCCCAAGACGCGCATCGATGCCGGAGGGCGTAATGCAATTGTGTCGGGCGTCGGATATCTCGGTATTTTCCTGGCGGCGGTGATCGCGATCACAAGTGCCGGGATTGATCTCAGTTCCATCGCAATTGTCGCCGGTGCGCTGTCTGTGGGTATTGGTTTTGGCCTGCAAAACATCGTGTCGAACTTTGTCTCTGGCATCATTCTTTTGATTGAACGGCCGATTTCCGAAGGCGACTGGATCGAAGTGGGCGGCGTGCATGGCACGGTTCGTGATATATCGGTGCGGTCGACTATCATTCAGACCTTTGATCGTTCAGATGTCATCGTGCCCAACTCTGACCTCGTCAGTGGTAGGGTAACAAACTACACCCGCGGGAACACTGTGGGGCGGGTCATTGTGCCGGTGGGCGTGGCCTATGGGACCGATACAAAGAAGGTCGAGACCATCCTGCAAGAAGTGGCGGATGCGCATCCTCTGGTGCTGATGAACCCGCCGCCTGCTGTTCTTTTCCGGTCCTTCGGGGCCTCGTCGCTTGATTTCGAAATCCGCGCGATCTTGCGCGATGTGAACTACGTGATGTCGGTGCATTCCGAGATGAATCACGAAATCGCCAGACGCTTTGAGGAAGAAGGAATAGAAGTGCCCTTCGCGCAGCGTGATATCTGGATCCGCAACCCCGAAGCACTGCCAAGCCCTCCGTCAGATCAAGCCAAGGAAGTTCCCGCCAAATCCAAGGACATGTCCGCCCATATCACACCCGAGGATCTGGATGCTGGCAAAGGGGACGCGGACGGTGATGGAGGCGGGCGATGA
- a CDS encoding cysteine synthase A, which translates to MRIAKDLADAVGHTPLIRLRQASEATGCEIYGKAEFMNPGQSVKDRAALFIIRDAIARGDLKPGGTIVEGTAGNTGIGLAVVGASMGFKTVIVIPETQSEEKKDMLRLAGAELVQVPAAPYANQNNFVHYSRRLAEKLAETSDKGVVWANQFDNVANRQAHIETTGPEIWEQTGGKVDGFICACGSGGTLTGVAMALQSKGVKIGLADPMGAKLFSWFTKGELDSEGGSIAEGIGQVRVTANLEGLSPDFAYQITDEEALPIVFDLLEHEGLIMGASTGVNIAGAIRMAKEMGPGHTIVTILCDYGTRYQSKLFNPDFLREKDLPVASWMTTGPQSIPGVFVE; encoded by the coding sequence ATGCGCATCGCCAAGGACCTCGCCGACGCCGTCGGCCACACCCCTTTGATCCGGCTGCGTCAAGCCAGCGAGGCCACGGGTTGCGAGATATATGGCAAGGCGGAATTCATGAACCCTGGCCAGTCAGTCAAGGATCGCGCAGCGCTCTTTATTATTCGCGATGCAATTGCGCGGGGTGATCTCAAACCCGGCGGAACGATCGTCGAAGGGACAGCGGGCAACACCGGCATTGGTCTGGCCGTTGTCGGTGCGTCTATGGGATTCAAGACGGTGATCGTGATCCCCGAGACGCAAAGCGAAGAGAAAAAAGACATGCTGCGTCTGGCGGGGGCTGAATTGGTGCAGGTGCCAGCCGCCCCTTATGCCAATCAGAACAATTTCGTGCATTACTCGCGGCGTCTGGCCGAAAAACTGGCCGAGACCTCGGACAAGGGCGTGGTTTGGGCCAATCAGTTCGACAATGTCGCCAACCGCCAAGCGCATATCGAAACCACCGGCCCTGAGATCTGGGAGCAAACCGGGGGCAAGGTCGATGGGTTTATCTGTGCCTGCGGCTCGGGCGGAACCCTCACCGGCGTGGCCATGGCGCTGCAATCCAAGGGCGTGAAAATTGGCCTTGCTGATCCAATGGGAGCTAAGCTTTTTTCATGGTTCACCAAGGGAGAGCTCGATTCCGAGGGTGGATCAATTGCCGAAGGGATCGGGCAGGTGCGGGTGACGGCCAACCTCGAAGGGTTAAGTCCCGATTTTGCCTATCAGATCACTGATGAAGAGGCCCTGCCGATTGTCTTTGACCTGCTCGAACATGAAGGGCTGATCATGGGCGCGTCCACCGGCGTGAATATCGCCGGGGCCATCCGCATGGCCAAGGAAATGGGACCGGGGCATACCATTGTGACCATCCTTTGCGACTATGGCACACGGTATCAATCCAAGCTTTTCAATCCTGATTTCCTGCGCGAAAAAGACTTGCCTGTGGCCAGTTGGATGACAACCGGCCCACAAAGCATCCCCGGAGTATTCGTGGAATGA
- a CDS encoding NUDIX domain-containing protein, producing MSASGLPSGGPDVTCRFFLTGALARSDVLSHLLGDTEQDLRPFSLAGYASGAGAFTVIPGLVPALDATTDGQILTCPVEHAKRLRFLAQSFKLAPSDCAVEGEETTIFLVASVENPTLVKAWELTQLPMLLHAIEEIMSYYGRHDVSEVAARMPMILARAHSRVAALQTAPSAIRTALSSENVEVGAERATHEGYFLTRSYRLRHPTFDGGQSEDVVREVFVATDAAIVLPYDPVRDRVLLVEQFRMGPFGRADPLPWVLEPVAGRVDPGEAPETTARRECVEEAGLDLHTLKHVSSHYCSPGCSTEVFHCYVGLCDLPDMAQGQGGLETEHEDIRTHVLSFEDALNLTRTGEANIGPLVLLLLWLERERPRLRSIG from the coding sequence TTGTCTGCGAGTGGATTGCCAAGCGGTGGTCCTGACGTGACATGCCGGTTTTTCCTGACCGGCGCTTTGGCCAGGTCAGACGTGCTTTCGCATCTTCTTGGAGACACAGAACAGGACCTAAGGCCATTTTCATTGGCTGGTTACGCGTCTGGAGCAGGGGCGTTTACCGTGATACCGGGATTAGTGCCTGCACTCGATGCGACAACAGACGGCCAAATCTTAACCTGTCCTGTAGAGCATGCGAAACGTCTGCGCTTCCTGGCACAAAGCTTCAAACTTGCGCCGTCTGACTGTGCAGTTGAAGGCGAAGAAACGACTATTTTTCTCGTAGCTTCAGTCGAAAATCCAACACTGGTGAAGGCGTGGGAGCTTACGCAACTCCCAATGCTGTTGCATGCAATAGAGGAGATCATGAGCTATTACGGTCGACATGACGTCAGTGAAGTTGCGGCACGCATGCCAATGATCCTGGCCCGCGCCCATTCCCGCGTGGCTGCTCTGCAAACTGCGCCATCGGCCATCCGAACCGCGCTGTCTTCTGAAAATGTCGAAGTTGGCGCCGAGCGCGCCACACATGAGGGCTATTTTCTAACGCGAAGCTACCGTCTGCGGCATCCGACATTCGATGGCGGGCAAAGCGAAGATGTTGTGCGGGAAGTGTTTGTGGCCACAGATGCCGCGATCGTGCTGCCTTATGACCCGGTGCGTGACCGGGTCCTCCTTGTAGAGCAATTCCGAATGGGACCATTTGGGCGCGCCGACCCGCTTCCATGGGTGTTGGAGCCTGTTGCTGGGCGTGTGGACCCCGGTGAAGCACCCGAAACCACAGCCCGCCGTGAATGTGTCGAGGAGGCGGGGCTTGACCTGCACACCCTCAAGCATGTCTCCAGTCATTACTGCTCACCCGGTTGCTCAACGGAGGTCTTTCATTGCTATGTGGGCCTGTGCGACCTGCCGGATATGGCACAGGGGCAGGGCGGGCTCGAGACCGAACACGAAGACATTCGCACACATGTCCTGAGCTTTGAGGATGCACTAAACCTCACGCGAACCGGCGAGGCAAATATCGGGCCTTTGGTGCTTTTGCTCTTGTGGCTGGAACGGGAACGACCGCGCCTGCGTTCTATTGGTTGA
- a CDS encoding TrgA family protein, which yields MPLTDHMPTTGKAVAAIGLAVIAWYASEMIRPLMPEGTDFGWFNEFNVFLGLVVGWVVIGTRLNRGYIDGISAGLTGVVALIFWALFFQSLNEMLRLALESRYSGPVQGIVAVFEIAVDYGIKILHVPLAILMFGGGAVLGLVCEWIAKRWS from the coding sequence ATGCCTCTAACAGATCACATGCCAACCACGGGCAAGGCGGTGGCCGCCATCGGACTTGCGGTTATTGCGTGGTATGCTTCTGAAATGATCCGTCCTCTGATGCCGGAAGGCACAGATTTCGGTTGGTTTAATGAATTTAACGTCTTCCTGGGATTGGTCGTTGGCTGGGTTGTTATCGGAACGCGTCTGAACCGTGGGTACATAGACGGGATCAGTGCTGGTTTGACTGGCGTGGTTGCGCTGATTTTCTGGGCGCTGTTCTTTCAAAGCCTGAACGAAATGTTACGGCTTGCCCTGGAGAGCCGGTATAGCGGCCCTGTTCAGGGGATAGTGGCTGTGTTTGAAATCGCAGTGGACTACGGAATAAAAATTCTCCATGTCCCACTTGCGATCTTGATGTTCGGCGGTGGCGCGGTTCTTGGGCTTGTCTGCGAGTGGATTGCCAAGCGGTGGTCCTGA